The Vallitalea longa genome contains the following window.
TTTACTAATTGAGTAGATAGTTTATGTAAAAAATTCGATCTTGCATTTTTGATTTTATAGTGTATTCTTGCTACTTTAATCTTTTGTTTGTACCAATTATTCGAAAACCTTACCATACGTGATAATTTCCTTTGTGCCTTGATAAGTTTAGCTTCTAACATACGAAAAAATCTAGGATACTTGCCTCTTTGGTTTTCAGAGCTAACAAACAGTTCTT
Protein-coding sequences here:
- a CDS encoding transposase, whose protein sequence is ELFVSSENQRGKYPRFFRMLEAKLIKAQRKLSRMVRFSNNWYKQKIKVARIHYKIKNARSNFLHKLSTQLV